agttcttcatcatcttctgaggATGTTCCTTCAATTGTTGGTCGTAGTGGATGATTGTAGATAATTTACTTGTTTAAGTCATTCCAGCTTATGTTTATGTAGACTTTTTAGCATGTTTAAGTTATGGATTTGGGTGATTTACTTTTCAGAGTTACTTTTCATTAACCTTGAATGAATGGATAATAATGTTTTGATTCTTAATTTATTAGATTCTTAACTTACGACCAGGATTACCAACCGTAAGTTTTGGTAACGGCTAGGATAACTAGCCGTAAGTTGTATCAACGGCTAGGACTACCAGCCGTAGAAGTGACAGTACCCAGAATTACGGGCAGAAAACATAGCCGAAATCGGGTATATGGTTTGGTGTCTCAGTCGTCACTTAGTAAAATCTGAAACTGGGATTACAGGAAGAGTTACGACCAGGATTACCAACCGTAAATTTTACATTTCCCAGAAATACGGGTTGAATTCCTATCCGTTACCGGATGTTCGGTTAGGTTTCCCAGCCGTGATTATGCGAATTGCTCACTTGGGTCGTTACGGCTAGGTCGTGTCAGTGTTTGACCTGGCCGTAAATTTTACATTACCCAGAAATACGGGTTGAATTCCTAGCCGTTACCGGATGTTCGGTTAGGTTTCCCATCCGTGATTATGCGAATTGCTCACTTGGGTCGTTACGGCTAGGTCGTGTCAGCGTATGACCTGGCCCTAAACACCTCTAAATAACCACATAACTTTATCATATTATCATTACAAACACATAATAAGAGTAAAACTAGATTACAAACACATAATAAGAGTAAAACTAGATTCTTCATATATAATGAGTGATTCAAAATACATAGGTTCACCACATTATTATCATATTATCATTTTAATCACCACCCCACAAAAAAACATTGTTATTATTTACCTTCAGACCACATTTACTCATACTCATCCTCATCGGAACTCGTTAGTACACACAACGGGCCATCCCTCGATAACTATAATGCATCCCACAATTGAAATCTTTCCTCGAACCTATGACTCCAAGTCATTGGTATTTCGCTGTCACATCCGTCTACCTTTcttaatggaggtaatgggcatCCATCTTTCAATTGGAGGTCGACATAATGGTTCATGTTCACGAACCCCATGATGACTATCTTCGGAGATTCTTCTTCGGTAAAAACACGTCTTGTTGGTGCGTATGTAACACTATCTGCATAGGAGATGGAATGAATAACGCAATGGAATGCATTGGCGAGTAGATAGCCACATATTGGaattttcatccaatattcacTTGTCAAACACTTGTTGCCCATTAAACGCCTTTCAAATGCTTTGAACTCCTCGTTTAGCATCTCCTTCGTGTTATTTCTTTCGAATCTCATCATTGGCTTGTAGAAATTGGGGAAacaacgtagttcaagcaaacacttttgccTAACATAAGTAATTTGGTCGTCACCCCATTCTTTTTCCTGCTCAAAAGGTCCAAGTTGATCTACAAacacatggtaaccacaatttccGTCGCCCTCAACATCGTCGGTGGACTTGACGTAGTTATGAATAAAATGTGGTAAAAAGtgcatgtaatttttgtatatcgTGTAAGTAGGTCGGATATAATTACCTTCCTCATCTATAGGGGGTGATATCATCGGACCTACATCCAAGAAGACCGTCTTTTTCTCACCATCGAGGTTACTAACAACTCTTTGTGGGGTGATTAGCGATGGTTCGACCATTGGTGCTTTTCCTTTGACATCATTACCTCGACTTCTCGCTAATTGCTTAATACCAACCGTACCACCAACTTTTCTTTGGATATTACTGGCTTCTTTGGTTGTTGAACCTTGTTGGGATGGAACAACCGGGTCTTTAATTTTGACTCCACTATCaacttttctttttgaacttgatgCAACAACCACATTCTTCTTGCGTCGTTTTCCCTTTATTTCACTAGCTCCGCTTGGTCCGTCTTTTTCCATCTCCTTTCTTTTAAGTTTGTACAATTCGTTCAACTTCTCATAAGCATAAGGATCTCTTCGCATTGAAGGAGTCAATTGTGGACCTTCTTGAACCTTTCTCTTAGCTTCTGCCCTTTCTTgtttctttgttgttttgttCGAAGGCCTACCCTTGCCCTGCCCCTTCTAAGGTTCTAAAATATCTTGTCTAGTCTCTGGACGGTTGAATCTCCGCAATTCATACAACCAAAGTTTTCTTTGCGCCGGTAGTAAAGAAGCATACATATCAAAAAGTTCCTTGTGTACCTCCGTGTCGCAAAACACTCCCCAAGACCTTGATTTGGTGATGGATCTTTAAATGTTAGTTGTTGCCAAAGTGGATCTATATCTTCAATCGGAATCATCCTTGTGGGATAATTTTCTATTGCATGCCTACATGGGAGCCTCAAAGACGACTTAATTGGAAAATTACATATCATTCCCGGTGGAAAATTGTGTTCCTCCCAAGCCTCCACTTCCGTTATCATTTTTAGGATTGCCCATTGAGAAACATATAAACTTATTCCCCGGAGCCAAGGGCTATCCCGGTAGTCGGTAACGAGTCTAGATCGGATCTTTTCAAAATCCCCTTTAATTCTATCGAGATCACGCTTGAAATACTCAACCATAGCTTCAAAAACAACAACgaatccaccatcacaaccatttaACTTAGTCTTGAACCGATAGTGAGCCGACTCCACCGTTCTTGTGGCTTGATTGTCATAATGTCAATAACGGTTTACCCATGcactaacaaaattttctttgtgGGGATTCAATAACTCGTTCTTCAAATATGTTATAACATCCGGGTAGGTTGACCATTTTTCCATTACAAAACGCTCCCTTTGCAAATATAATGGTTCCGTGAGCGACCATATTAGTTGTTCCCAATCATCTTGAAATTCCGCCCAAAGCACCTCGGCTATCTTGTCATTCATCTCAAACTTTTATTTCTATTCTTGTTGTATCTTCAACGGTAGATTTTTAATCCTCTCCATCTCGGTCTTCTTTGCTGGCCATATAACCCTCTTGCAATTAGTTTGCACATTGTTCCATATATGAAACGTGCAAAGATGATGCCGCGCGTAGGGGAAAGCACGTGGTATGGCCCACATCAATGCTTTCTCCTTATCCGTAATCAACACCATAGGAGTATAACCTTCTTGATACAGTAACTTGACCTTTTGCAATGCCAACAAATAACTTTCCTTCGACTcgtctttcaagaaacaaaacacaACGGTAAATGTCGACTTGGTAGATGTTTGCCCAACAAAGTTCAATATCGGCATGTTGTACTTGTTCGTTTTATACGTGCAATCCATAAAgagaatttgatgaaagcatcttgCCAATTGTACACATTCCGGATTCGCGGCGAAAAGATATTCCACTTCGTTTTCTTCATTCCTATCATACGCGGTAGAGTACTTTGCCtcctcaaacaaaaacaataattatTGCATAAGTACTCTCTCTTCCCATGACTcttttctaaatttttctctttcgtTATAGATAGTTTCCAATGAGGATGAGTTTTGGGGATTTAACACCTTGAAGCCACTAAGAATATCAATACGTCTTGTGCGTCTTTTACTCAAAACGCGTACTAAATCCTTTTCTAAAGGGTTGAGCCTTGCCGAATAAGGATGGTTGATCAAACTTTCCGGAATAAGATGATTATGATAACCTGAGACGACTTTTTCCATATACCACACTTTCTTGTCGtcgttaaatttaaatttaagcttaAAATGGCATCCGGTCTTCTTCGTATTATATACTCCCTTCTTCCTTGCGGTTTTTGGTTTATACTCGCTACCCTTTTTCCAGTGGATCTCATACTTTTCACTACACTCGCGAACCATTTGAAAGCTCTTGTTTGTaacttgtttattctggactatgatgcacatctttttcaacacTTGTGATCGAGCCCACAACTTCGCATCTTTCTTATCTTTCCACTCATAGTTGTTTGCATAGTGAGCACTTGTATCCTCGGAAACTTGCACAGGTGGGGGTTGATCTTCCATAACCACCTCTTGCTCTCCAATAACCACCTCTTGATCTTCCATAACCACCTCTTGATCTTCCACCGGAATGTACGATACAATCTATTATAGAATGACATATGTCACATAATTAttcacaaaaaatatttaaacacaTAGAAACGGCTGGGTTCAAGAGTGATATTCCAGCCGTCAAAGCGTACACGGCTGGGTCGACAAGTGATATTCCAGCCATTATTAAAGATACGGCTGGGTCGAAAAGTATTATTCCTAACCGTAAAACATTTACGACCAGGAATTCCAAGACGTATATTTTCCTGTAACTGGAGGAGTCAGCTTACGGCCTAAAAAACGAGTCGTAAAACTAGTTACGGCTGGGTAACCCAACCGGCGCCGCCAGCATTAAAGAGCATTTAATATTTTCGGACAGGAAACCTAACCGCCGCCGACAGTATTAAATGCTTCCCAAGCACGTAGAAAATACCTGGCCGTAATCGACAAGTTACGGCCATGAACTTTTCATCGTTCCATCCGTCAGGTTTCataacggctgggagttcatGAACTGTGAGTCGTATAACTCAATAACGACCAGGAGTTCATGGTTTCCCTGCCGTGATTCTACCTTGCGGCTGGAAACCTAGGGTTTTCAGAAGGAAAAAATCGAAACTCTGAGCTTCAAAACTGAAATTGGAGTTAGAATAGAGGTATACCTGGTAATCTTGAGCAATtgtttcttcgatttcttcttcttcttgggttggtccttcgaaatcatagtaaggttcataagggttattttgagtttgagaaGAAATTTCATGATTTTGTGAAAAACCAGCAAAGAACTGATCATTGTTGATGGGTATTAATATGTTATCGTATTTTGAAGATGAGGGTTCACCTACATCAAAAGTTTTGCTTGAATcactgattttcattttttttccccaacttttttcttttttcccctcctcctcctcctcctcctcctcctctcttccctcattttttttgtttgttttgattttcaacttcaacacTTAACTTAAGGAGATGAATTAGTGTTGATTAATTAGCTAATCATGATTAATTAGTAACATTAATCGAGTTTATTATGTAAAATCAGTGAGGGGTCATATTAGTCATTTATAATATTTGATGGGGGGTGTCCCAATTACTATTTGGCAGCCCTTGAAGCCCCCAAAAGACCATGACTTTCCAAGCCCCAACAATAGGATTCAAAAACTACACTTTAGAAAGAAAAGCCCCTTGCTATGCCAAATATTAGAAGCCAAAATTGAGACACTGTTGTTCTCAAGATTTATTTGGGGTTGCTGCATTCTCTGTAAGTGTGAGAAGCACATCAATGCTTCAGTTGATCTTACATCAATGCTTTCTCTGTAAGTGTGAGAAGCACCGTCAGACAGGTGGATATATTTgtgtatatatatagagagagacagGGAGAGAGAGAATATATACCTTGCGCTTAAACTGTTTTTTCCCTCCCCTATTCGAATTACTGAAGCTTGAAGGACCTTCTTCGCCATCCCCATTCAAAGGTAAACTTCTAACATCGTAGAAATCTTCCGACAAGCCAACCAATCTGGTATTGTCAAGCAAAGCAGGGGATCTATCATAATGATCGCGGATAGATGCATAACTTAACATCAAGACAAATAACAGGTACTATCTAATGATTTATGAATACAATATCTATCACTCATACCCGTTTCTTGACTTCTTCAAATGCTTCCCTTGCTTTTTCTCCGCCTTCGTAAGAGGTACACGGGTGAAAATTTCCTCTTCTTGTCTTGCACGTTTGTTCATCTTCTCCCTATACTGAATAACTTCTCGACTTTCAGCTCCAACAACTTCCCGTATCTGTATTTGAACATAGCCAATTAGAGATGAACAGAAGATTGAATACAAACCCTCTCAGAAAGAGAACTAATCTATTAACTTGGTTGAGTGACATTAATACACAACTGACCTCTTCAGGTTTCCCTTCAGCAGCATTCAGCATGTCTCTCACATAGGGACTTTGTTTAGCCTGCCGTAAAATTTGCATGTCCCTTCTCTGGGCCAGTTTTTCACTCTTAGATATATTTTCTTCCTCCATAGCTGTGGGAACAAACTTGGGTGGACGGTATACAACATCATCACCCTACATTTCTCAGGAAAAAATGATTCAGACAATTTAAATCAGCAGAACTATCTGACAGAAATTTTTGTGTTTGTCTAGTTGTACAAACCTCGGAATTGGGCAACTTGGACTTAAACATGTCAGGATTTGGCCGATATCTCAGGAAGTCCTCTGATTTGTTTGAAGTATTTGCTTGCTCTTTATTGGCATCTTCTTTCTCTACAGTATTTGCGGTGCCTCTAATGTACTTTTTAATTAGGTACTCGTGTTTTTTATCGATTGTACGAATCTGCAATATCAGCGAGAAGAGGTATAAAGGGAAAAGAACTTAAATAAGTATCAAGTAAACATCGTGATGCAAACAAAATTTAGCATACTcagtgtgtacatatttcatcatcaaacacgtgtatgtaggaagacacgtggagagcatgcggaccaagtcatcaaaacatgatgacacacccccacagccaagaagctcatcccgtcgacgtcagatctttgcccgaacaaatccaagggcagaagttaaaagatgtatcaaaagaagccaagatcaacggtgaagagaaggttgactgacatggacgtgacaggggcaaaagacacttgtctgacacgagcatgtgtctcaactacccgcattaaacactctgagcagtatacgtgtcgatcaacccgtggaacgaacgaggatgactctacgtgatcaagttctgaacgaagacctccgcgtgatggacacaaagcacaagaagataaggttccaacggcccacagaaacgggtcccacactctaaccccataaataccccctctccaccaagagaggggGGATCGAAAAACAGAGAGAGGAGGGGAGAGAGAAGGATTGCGAGTGTAAGTTTATCTTTGTACAAttcacagacctatgtaaactccaaagtcattcgactacctctgtaatcatctaATGCATAGtgaaacgacaaccccgtggatgtaggcctcagtgctgaaccacgtaaatcccaatcttatttacatttcagcactttacgttcATTTGATACTCCACGAGTTTTACTTTACACTacgtttctttatcttcctctatgtaaacgcctctagtgatgatattagatgaggctatgataaacccgaaggttttgagccaaggaatcaatacaatcaTCTCATCAGTACGAGTGTGTatatagagtgcgaacattgtttgtgaacatatagatgccttcgtgatttacgtgttcataatttggcgctagaaatagggacttcgtcccggtaaaagatttatcttatcctgtgatttcatcttaaactagcatatgattgctctgcttcattagctctgacagtatttatcttttgttaactttacCATATTCAAAAACACACCTGTTATCTTCGATAGCTCCGGCAGTATCTTCAtttactggttaaaagatttattacttagatccatggatttacattttttttagatctcgtacggactgTTTCCGGTGGGTTTTCGTAAATTTTCAAAGGATCTACATGCATTTTAAAAGGGATCTTCTCGCGTTTCCACGTACTTTCAATGAATCCACACTTTTAATAAGACTTTAACCCATGTATTTTAACTCATGTTTAATCAAATGAGCCTCCCTAAGAgtttctctgtggccctcgggcagtttttccctgtcttggagtaaggtatttcgcaaactaacccgatccgcacggacattttgtttctcgctgtttgaaattcccttgtgcagaaagaaagcgacaaaaggacccacgatggaaaagatgcaggaagcaggaaatccaaagcctcgtcaaaggaagcaccaaggacaaccccggtcatcacccgaagcaagcagaaaggggacaaagccaaaatgactagtcagaggcaggatacgcggaaatcacttcgccgatgaacgctaactccgttgcagccgcggctctcagagcagcggcgacaaagtacagtACGGCGCGGCAACCCTGAAGGCTGCAgaagccagcaaaacttttgctacgaatcaatttcatcaCCAAAAGaaaggtggatgaatccagaacacatcaacccgcgcacccgccaaccttcggaatgccatcaacaaacgatcagaatcaaactgtgccggcggctctaacaccgcagatgggcactcaccgatttggaaatgccaacaatcgaagctgaacctctaccacctttagtacagaccgtagaagaaggcggcaccatggccgtagtagcacgagctgggactcccaatcaggggtcaaaccaatcacatcgattgatggctgagcttgaagaattgaagaagagccagcaggtttacgcagatgttgtcttgctggccagagaaaaccaagatttaaaagaccggattgccctaagtacgaagaccagccaacaacttgatgaagccaattcaaaggcaccagaacctaatcgagaccgaagagtcatcgtagcagctaatggagacgcggctaggggaagtagcgcatccgacccggattataatgacGCAGAGTCAGaatatcacgagcagaagagcgtagggcaccaccgcgatggaagagctgcgtgatgaaatgatggccgagatcaggcagttaaaactagacaaggcgggggaaggttagaggaggtcatgagagaggctaactccacccctaactcatcgcctggccaacacccctattccgctgaagtgccctgtcccgaccttcgaatgctatgacggatccagtgatcccgctgcacatattcggtattataaccgtgtttagccagatggagtcagaacgacgccgtactctgtagatacttcccatcaagcctgaagggatcggcattgtcttggtttgataatttgccgccggactccatccactcctacgaccaactcgcagaaaagttcttaagaacttacatgtacaacaaggctgttaacaccggaatggataagctcttttcgctggcaattggctacaaggaaaacacgagggaatacactaacagatggcacaagatctgccaagccataggaagtgtggacccagtggtaagtatcaactgctacaagtggggattagaccgaatgagtccactatttgttgagattcatggaagcgtgcctaagacagaggagatcttcgaataattattgaaaagcacgctcgtcttgaagaaatccagcgtgaaaacccgaggggataccgcagaggtctcaccgtaccaattccgcagaacaaaccaatggggtcaaaaggaatagctcagtggaacggcctcacgaagataggaaggaacgaagggatgaacgacgaaaagacgatcgaaaattcgaagatcaagtttacacgaagctcaatgctagctatgccggatcctgcgagagatcaaaggaagggaaaatttggagtggccatggtctaagggaaaacacccctagatccgagaagtctaaagattactgtgaatatcactgcttcaacggacaccagaccgagaaatgtaaaaacctcaaaataatgatccaaaaattgattgatgctggcgaactccaaattacatacgaaaggaggtccgaggatagatccaaacgaccaagccagtccaacttccagaggggaaccgcacaatcaataccatctcgtgttctgaagcagggccctcacttacacacaaataggaaagaggctacggaaacagttcgaggaccactgcgaattgtataagattgatggtgtagaagtggacgagcacgaagagtggatggactcacctattatcttcgacgctgaagatatcgaagaagatatggaagaccataacgacccctggtcctaacactaccagtggctggatgtaacctcaaaaagatcctcatagacggggg
This DNA window, taken from Papaver somniferum cultivar HN1 chromosome 3, ASM357369v1, whole genome shotgun sequence, encodes the following:
- the LOC113360055 gene encoding uncharacterized protein LOC113360055; this translates as MEDQEVVIGEQEVVMEDQPPPVQVSEDTSAHYANNYEWKDKKDAKLWARSQVLKKMCIIVQNKQVTNKSFQMVRECSEKYEIHWKKGSEYKPKTARKKGVYNTKKTGCHFKLKFKFNDDKKVWYMEKVVSGYHNHLIPESLINHPYSARLNPLEKDLVRVLSKRRTRRIDILSGFKVLNPQNSSSLETIYNEREKFRKESWEERVLMQ
- the LOC113360056 gene encoding something about silencing protein 10-like; this encodes MLLETTLIAEDTQATLEDEKQQEEQTWLSAGPREAPQLCALLKEMKEGLDLVRSKVQALTLKVNENQFPTTHGLSYLNAKNFLLMSYCQCVVYYLLRKAKGLSIEGHPVVRSLVEMILFLEKIRTIDKKHEYLIKKYIRGTANTVEKEDANKEQANTSNKSEDFLRYRPNPDMFKSKLPNSEGDDVVYRPPKFVPTAMEEENISKSEKLAQRRDMQILRQAKQSPYVRDMLNAAEGKPEEIREVVGAESREVIQYREKMNKRARQEEEIFTRVPLTKAEKKQGKHLKKSRNGLVGLSEDFYDVRSLPLNGDGEEGPSSFSNSNRGGKKQFKRKRKH